AGCTTGTCTCAGTCTAACTGCCGGTTTTCGGGGGCTTCAATGCGTTTTTCGGTGTCGCCACGCTAAGGGCGGCAATGACTGAACCGGCGATACGCGCCAGTGGCTTAGGGAAACGCTACGGCGACGTACAGGCGCTCGACGATCTGGAACTAACAGTTGAGCAAGGCGAGTTCTTCGGACTCCTCGGGCCGAACGGGGCCGGGAAGACGACGTTTATCAACACGCTGGTCGGCCTCGTCCACAAGGACCGGGGAACCGCCGAAGTGTTCGGCTTCGACGTGGAAGACGACTACCGGGAGGCCCGCGACCGCATCGGCGTCGCGCCACAGGAGTTCAACGTCGACCGGTTTTTTCCCATCATCGAGGTGCTGGAACACAAGGCGGGCTATCACGGTATCGGCCGCAAAGAGGCGCGGGAGCGCGCCGAAGACGCGCTGAAGACGGTCGGTATCTGGGACAAGCGCGACACGCGCTTTGACTGGCTCTCCGGCGGGATGAAACGCCGCTTCGTCCTCGCGCGTGCGCTTGTGTCGGACCCCGACCTGCTCATCCTCGACGAGCCGACAGCTGGGGTCGACGTCCAGCTCCGCCACGACCTCTGGGACATCATCAACCGGATGAACGACGCCGGAACGACGATTCTGCTGACGACACACTACATCGAGGAGGCCGAACGCCTCTGTGACCGGGTCGCAATCATGGACGACGGGCAGAAGGTCGAAGTGGCGACCCCCGACGACCTGATGGCCCGTGGGACTGACACTATCGTCCTCGATCTCGCCGAGATGCCGCGGACGGCCCCGCGACTCGACGTGGAGGGCATCACTGACGTCGAACTGACCGACGAGGGGCTGGCCGTCACCGCGATGGGCGGGAGCCAGACCGCGCCGGCCATCATGCGCGACCTCGAAGCGCAGGGCCACACCGTCACGTCGCTTGATATCCGGCGGGCGTCGCTCGAAGAGGTGTTCGTCGACATGACCCGCGACGACCGCGAGTACGCGGAGGTGTCCGCATGAACGCGAATACGACGCAGTTCCTGACGCTGGTCCGGCGGGAGATCCTTCGATTCGTGCGCCGCCCGTACAACACGTTTCTGCCGCCGATCATCACGAACGCGCTGTATTTCTCCGTGTTCGGCGTGATTCTCGGGAGCCGAATCGGGGAAATCGCTGGCGTGAGCTACCTCCAGTTCGTTCTGCCCGGGCTGGTCGTGCTCGGAGCCATCTCCGATAGCTTCGAGAATGCCTCCTTCACCATCTTCCACGGGCGCTGGAACGACTACATTCAGGCCGTGCTCACGTCGCCGATGTCGAACCGGAGCATGGTGGCCGCCTACGTCTCGGCCAGCGCACTTCGGGGTGTCGTCACGTCGCTGCTGATCGTCGGCGTGGGGCTGGTCTTCACTTCTGTCCCCGTCGCCAACCCTCTGTATCTCGTCTCGTTCCTCCTCGTCATCACGACGCTGTTCGGCGGCCTCGGCGTCATCGGCGGCCTCTGGGCGAGTGACTTCGACTACCTCACGGTGATGAATCAGTTCATCCTCCGGCCGCTGGTCTTTTTCGGCGCGGTGTTCTACTCGCTCGAAGTCCTGCCGGCGTTCTGGCGGAACGTCTCGCTGCTTAATCCGATGGTATACATGGTAAACGGCGTCCGCTACGGCATGATCGGCGTCACCGAAATCGACCCGAACACGTCGCTGGCTGTCCTGACTGGGACGACCGTTGTCGTGCTGTCAATCGACTACGCGCTGTTCAAGCGCGGCTACGGACTCGCTGAATAGCGTCGACCCGTCTCTAGCGGATTCTGCCGTGGAAAAACGGGGACGCTGGCTCGGAAACTGATCTGGCCGCACTCGAATGCCGGATTTGGTCCGCTCCGGCGGGCGGACAAACTATGACAGGCTGCCCCGGAATCCGAGTCCGTGGCAACACGAGGGGTGTCTCGTGCCCCGGATACTTGTGAGCGCCTCCGGGAGAGGCGTATGTGAATGTATGCCACAAGCGTATTTAGATGTGACGCCCGTCTGACGCTGTGTGATACTGGCGGTACTCAGTGTCGATATCGAAGAATTCCCGACCAGCTACGCGGGCCGTGCCGAAGACGAGAGCGCAGTATCGGTCTACCGGCACTCACTGGCTGCGCGCGCCCGACAGCTGTCGTTAGACGTTGTCGGGGGCGTCGGCGTCGTCCTCGACCGAGCGCTTTAGCGAGTCACGTCGTGCCTTCGCGTCGCGGTCGGTCGCCTCCTCCAAGAAGTCGTTCTTGATCGCGACGGCGTCCTCGGCCGCGTCGACGTTCCCTTCGGCGATGACATCCTCTGCCGGGCGCTCGTCG
The Haloarcula sp. CBA1129 genome window above contains:
- a CDS encoding ABC transporter ATP-binding protein; protein product: MTEPAIRASGLGKRYGDVQALDDLELTVEQGEFFGLLGPNGAGKTTFINTLVGLVHKDRGTAEVFGFDVEDDYREARDRIGVAPQEFNVDRFFPIIEVLEHKAGYHGIGRKEARERAEDALKTVGIWDKRDTRFDWLSGGMKRRFVLARALVSDPDLLILDEPTAGVDVQLRHDLWDIINRMNDAGTTILLTTHYIEEAERLCDRVAIMDDGQKVEVATPDDLMARGTDTIVLDLAEMPRTAPRLDVEGITDVELTDEGLAVTAMGGSQTAPAIMRDLEAQGHTVTSLDIRRASLEEVFVDMTRDDREYAEVSA
- a CDS encoding ABC transporter permease — translated: MNANTTQFLTLVRREILRFVRRPYNTFLPPIITNALYFSVFGVILGSRIGEIAGVSYLQFVLPGLVVLGAISDSFENASFTIFHGRWNDYIQAVLTSPMSNRSMVAAYVSASALRGVVTSLLIVGVGLVFTSVPVANPLYLVSFLLVITTLFGGLGVIGGLWASDFDYLTVMNQFILRPLVFFGAVFYSLEVLPAFWRNVSLLNPMVYMVNGVRYGMIGVTEIDPNTSLAVLTGTTVVVLSIDYALFKRGYGLAE